Below is a genomic region from Salvelinus fontinalis isolate EN_2023a chromosome 2, ASM2944872v1, whole genome shotgun sequence.
ACTGTAGCAGAATTCACTGATTATTCTCACGCTGTCATGACATACTCTTGAATAAATAATGCAGTCTGAAGGATAAAAAACAaacttgtttgacatttttacTGCATTAGGCGCTAGTAACACAAGCACTTCGCTGCAcctgctataacatctgctaaactatgaacacaaccaataaacattgatttgatttaaagatGAAGGTACGATGTCACCTGAGAATTTAAGTGTTAAAGAGAGTGCAGCATAGAGGAACATGAGGTGATATAACAGAGACTAGGATCAAATTGTCATAAATGTAATACATAGTGTAAAGTTCTAAATCATATTCATGATAACCTTGGGTTGGCATTAGGACAGAACTCAATTTAAGTGTAACTGAACTTTATAATCTTTCACCTGAGGcatttttgtaaatgtttgtatATAACGTACACTCAGGGATGGGGAGTAACAGATTACAAAAaagtaactgtaatccgttacattaccagcaacaaatattgtaatcagattacagatacttttgaaaaactagatgattacttcaaggattacttttaaattcagaaaggatgtctgaggaaaaaatctttgacacttctctgttctcaatgacattcaaatcagcattgaaaaaaaagGGCAATTTTAAGTTTGTTccgcctgagcgagtctgaccacaagtcaaaGACCACTACGATGACACACCaagtgtgtttgatggatcgcagGAAAAGGCTTTTGTAgcctacagtccaagctatgtcttccaatggtacgactgctgtcagcatccaaagattatccaacttgaataaatgcTTGGAGATAAGGATGAAAGCAGTGGtttagtctacggcgatacggatatcacgtTTTACTGATATCCAGTGGTggatttaggtataggcgacatGGGCAGTCACCCGGGGCGGCATCTTGCCGGGGGCCCCGCACAAAAAAAAACGTAATGTTGACATTTTGCGCaatcggttttctatcgctcagggagccatacaagctagaaccgcagctgactacatacagtagcgcactgatgtgaatcacactgctaatCTCTCATTTAACTATTTGCGCCTTActgattgtggttgttgtggatggctgttcacaaatctaaatgtgtttttGGACACAATAAttgttgaattcaagaagtttaagctgcttGTGAATCATTGTTTTTGACACCAGTGGACagcctgtaacggctttcctcctcctcttcatcagaagaggaggagcagggatcgaaccaaaatgcagctgagtttgtagacattatttattaacgaaaaacacgaactcgactaatacactaacaaaacaaataaacggtgtagacagatctgaacgacggactcacataaaacacgagaacgcacgaacagggaaaaaagcctacacataaatgacactgaacaaacaaaccgaaaccagtcccgtgtggcgcaaggacatacacaaacacaggagacaatcacccacaacgaacactgtgaaaacacctacctaaatatgactcttaattagaggaacgccaaacacctgcctctaattaagagccataccaggcaacccataaaccaacatagaaacagaaaacatagaatgcccacccaaactcacgtcctgaccaactaacacatataacaaactaacagaaataggtcaggaatgtgacacagccagtgaaaaaaatggctcttgcaacagctgcatagtgtggttcCAAGCCTATGTAATAAAAGTGGGACTTTTcatgctcaatctaattcatgctgatcaaaataataataatccataAGCCTAATGGACTCATACTCAAACctgcacacttttgatagacttaaaagaGCAATCAAtaattgctacatacatttttagacttataaattatatatatatatatacatttattcttgaagaatataacttacatactgtatatacctctTGAGCTTAGATCAACTGTCACACtacatgagaacccaaaatataagcttgttttattccaatgtttgtaaacattacaAATGTAAACAAGCACTGTATAGCCCATAACATAGTTAAAACAATACtttttatatcatggatggtcagtcctattaatctgaaagtggttacatttcttccTGCCCATCCCTCACCTTTTTTACCGAAACAGAGGCGGGACaaccgttttgttattgtttcatctctGGATTTGCCCtctaaacagctgcatattaccaatatatcaaagtgtcaccaacaaaaaggtaaacaataggcctcTAGCAAATGCAGCATTTGGCATTcttttttcacatgtaaatagcacttttcagtagtgcacaaagcatgccattccatgagcgcagcattcatttttcaacttgaatcaatgagcccaatcagtcctccatgacaaccaaATCACAAACAACAGAGTAAGgatggctaataagtccttagttttggggtcatgctcatgtaaaacaatttggctaatctatacttccatattcccaagtcctattcttgaagatcaaggggtataacatttattggaaggACTGGAATACTGATAGACTTTGGATTTTAATGTAAAGATTAATCGTATtatttaatcgtattattatatgtagtagaaagcgatgggttagaagcaGCCTACTATACacaaccaacccataaagtaaaatgtaacatccatttatggccagctatgtaaactttaacattgatgtatcctgcaatagatgacattcaattggtaacatacattgttgtcttcttctaatgcctcttaaggggaaagtaatgcaattacattactgagtttgggtaatccaaaagttacgttattGATTACAATTtaggacaggtaactagtaactgtaacagattacatttagaaagtaacctacccaaccctgagtACACTTACAGTTTGTGTCACAGTAAAGGCCTTATGTCTCCACAGGTGACAAGGGGCTTTATGCAAGTAAGAGCGCCAAAGCCCTTATTCTGGGTCCTGTGATGTGAGACCCTCAATAAGTATTGTGGTAAAACAAGAAAATAAAAATGATGTCCTACTAAGCAGAATACAAATTGATTCGACTGAGTATGTGTATTAAAGCAAGCTAGTACAATTGAAGTAAAGTGACTTATTTTAAGTTGCAATGCCTCAAGAGTATGTGACAGAGGTTGCCAGGTGACAGTGATAGAAAGAGGATTGCTGGATGTGAACTATTGTTAGAGGCCATTCTGAAGAGGAGATGGTAAATGATAACAAACATGCCTTCAAGTGAGACACTCACACCTACACAAtacacaaagtgtgtgtgtgtgtgtgtgtgtgcgcgcgcgctcgcgtacgtgcgtgagtgtgtgtgtgagaaagcaagagagatgTGAGGGTCTTGATATGGCCTTTGGACATGTGTTTCTACCATCGAGGAGCAGGTATCATGCATGTTTTTCTCCCCGGGGCGAAATCAAAGCTTTTTATTCAGAGGTGAATATAATCACACTGTGTTGCTCAAAGGTTTTACCAGCAAAGCACAGTTCTCTGTTAACCCATAAGTTAACCTTTCGATTTCTTTTATTTGAAAAACAACTGCTTTCTTTTTCTTTCAACTCTTACTTTTCATCACTGCTCAAAAGAAAGGACAAACCACCCATAGccacgggaagtaggggtgctgagggtgctgcagcaccccctgaaaaatcgtgatatttaatatatatacagtgcattcggagcgTGTTCTACAGTTTGTTagatcacagccttattctaaaattgattaaattaataaTGAGGGTAAATGAGGAAGACAAAATACTTAAGTGCTTTTTAACGGGGTATGAATCAACTGTTTCCAGtgagtatcaagaatggtccaccacccaaaggacatccagccaacttgacacaactgtggaaagcattggagtcaacatgggccagcatccctgtagaacgctTTGACACCTTGTCAATATTAGGaacgtgttcctaatgtttggtatactcagcgtATATAAATGGTTTGTATAGACAATATGGACagatatgaatagaaaaggtgtgtacagcagtagttatataggatgagccatgacagAATTCAGTATATTCATAAACAGTGGgttaaacagtatgtaaacattattcaagtgaccagtgttcaatgactctatttaaagtgcattcaggaagtattcagacccattacatttttgcacattttgctacattacagccttattctaaaattgattaaatcggggggttttattaataaaaaaatgtctaagcaatctacacacaatagcccatattgacaaagcaaaaacagtttttttgaaaatGTACGCCACGGCAAAATGTCTGTAATTCAATACATGCCATAGATAATTTAGCCTTCGGGtatcaacattttttttaaacaaattattTAACAAAATATAGAATTTCGCTTGAATAACAAATTCATAAATGGCtaaaaagacagtcaaaaaataaataataagaataaggttttgaagtgtctgtcctatatctaggaaaTGTTTTGGTTTTcttggacacatatttaaccctttattttgttggcacaaaactacctccatatttCCATTCCTTTGTATGGATTACCTTCAGAAGGAGActaccatcgtgttcgtgagaatctcccctttccatggtggggtcatattagtttgtagctcagGGTCTATGATATAATGCATGAGCTCAAATGGTTTATGACTCCCTTTTTGTTCCATTAAAGATGTACTGCAGCGGGGAGAAGAGATTTGGATAGATCCATTTGCTTTGCATAGATCCATTGTCGCTCTTGTAAGCAAACTACCTAAAACCAGCACTGCGGACAGCGCCATAAGTGCACATGCGTAAAAAGGCACATTGTCCAAtcaatttagtcatttagcagacgctcttatccagagtgaccccTGCCCCTGCGGCGATGTTTAAATAAGACACGTCCCAGGTGGATCATTTCTAGTCATACCCCACTTAACACTCAGAGGAAGGGTCCCTTCATTTCTTCATGATGATATAACCGTTCACACAATATTAATGCTTTTACGCATTATGTTTTATTGATAAAAAATGAATAATTTAGTTTTTTTATTCAAAACTTAATAATGGATACATGTATGAAAACACTTTTACTTTTATGTTAGTTGTCATCTGGGATCGTGATTCGACCATTTCAAAGCGGATTTGGCATCTagcaggttgttgtgtgtgtttcagcAAGACGCAACAAGAACACTACCCATAACATTGTGAGAGAGACCAAGCTGCAGCAGGTGCGTCTCAACACTTGGGATACCCATAACATCCACGGCAACTGTCAGGGCATGAGATGGATTTTCTGAGCGGCAGCAGTGCAGGGCTGAGGTCAGAGATGCATGGGGAACAAACCGAGGAAGGTTCAGGATTATATCCTGTTGCTGACTTGAACTTCTCTTTCATGTTTAATGAAACGAACCAGTCCTTTGGAGAGTACGCTCACTTGTCTGATTTGGAGAAAGGTGATTTATTCGGGGATGGATCCGCCGTCCTGAGAATAATAATCTCTGTGATTTACTCTGTGGTCTGTACCTTGGGGTTGATAGGAAACATCCTTGTCTTATACCTCATGAAGTCTAAACAAGTATGGAAGAAATCGTCCATTAACCTTTTCGTGACGAGTTTAGCATTGACTGATTTCCAGTTTGTATTAACTCTTCCTTTTTGGGCAGTGGAGAACGCTTTGGACTTCACTTGGCTTTTTGGAAAAGCCATGTGCAAGATAGTGTCTTACGTGACAGCGATGAATATGTACGCAAGTGTGTTTTTCCTGACTGCTATGAGTGTGGCACGGTACTGGTCAGTTGCATCGGCTCTCAAGAGCAGGCGGCGCCGTCACCGCTGCTGCTCCGCGCGCTTTATGAGCATTGTCATATGGGTTGCTGCTATGTCCGCAGCTTTTCCCCATGCGGTGTTCTCCACAACGGCGACTGTCTCCAACGAGGAACTGTGCCTTGTTAAATTTCCAGACACTATTGACGCACAATTCTGGCTTGGACTTTACCATAGCCAAAAAGTACTGATCGGGTTTCTAATACCGCTGGGGATCATCTCCGTCTGCTACCTGCTGCTTTTGCGCTTCATCACATCCAGGAATGTGAACACCTCCAGCTCAAAGAGACGCTCCAAAGTGACAAAATCTGTGACTATAGTGGTTCTGTCATTCTTCCTCTGTTGGTTGCCGAACCAGGCACTAACGGCGTGGGGGATTCTCATAAAACTCAACGTTGTGCATTTCAGTTGGGCATATTACACCACGCAGGCATACGTAttcccagtgtctgtctgtttggcgCACTCTAACAGCTGTCTAAACCCCATATTGTATTGTCTAATGAGAAGAGAGTTCAGAAAGGCTTTGAAAAAACTTTTTGGGCAAATAACTTCTTCATCCGTGACCAACATGAGACCATTTACGGCGACGACCAAGCCAGAGCAAGACGAGCACGGACATGCGTTGGTACCGTTAAGTCCGGCAGAGCCAGCTTTGGTTTTCTATCCACCTGGTGTTGTCATTTGCAATGGGAGAAACGATATGCTCCCGAACAGTACGTAGCCTGTCTTAATAATACATGCAGCCTACCAAGCTGTCAACGGTGCCAAGTCGATTTGTTTGGATGTATTCATGTGTTGATCGatttatttattaattaaatatgtatacatgtatttatttatttctatcaACACTATTTTTGTCAATTTTACGCATCAGTGAGAGGTGACATGCCCTGGACTGATTGAAGCCAAAACTTGCCTAGACAGATTCAGAAATGTGTTGTGGAGACCTTTTCCAATGCCAATCAATAGTGTTACAACTGAATAAAGGGCATTTCCTTCTTTGAAATGTGTTTCATAGATGCACATCATGCATGTGTAAAACCAGTCAGGCGGTTAATCTTATGTAAATTGTGGGCTTTAATGTCTATGTGTGGCACATCAAAATAAAGACCTGGATCATCTTGACATACACAGCTTGATAGATTACAACTGTGATGTGGTAAATAAATCTTACACATGCTCCTTGATTTTACATGACTTGCACTGCCTTTTTACAATTACTGTGATATATCTAACCGGTAGTGAATGTATTCAGTTGTGCAGAATCTATTTAAGTTGTGCAAAGATGTTATAAGAGTAATTGAAGTGGAAACAAACAGTGGGCTATCTTagcctcttctctccccccacatTTATTTGAATATTCTGTCCTTCAATGTCTTTCAATTTAGAGGTGCAGTGTGTGAGATAGTTATTTCACATCACTTGTAATCATGACTATTATAAGAGCATACACCAGCAGTTAGTCCTTTATTCTGAGCTAATTGCTTCTTGGAAAAATTGGCATGCCAGAGGTGTGCAGTGACCTGTAAAGGTGCTTATGAAAGGTGGGGGGTTGACAGACACCTACTCACACCTACTCACTCGCACTGCAAGGGGCACATCATTGACAAAGACCCTCAGGGCAGACCGCATGACATACTGCATCTCTGTGGATGCATACCACGCGATAAACTGCACAAAACATGCTTCTGTGTAAATCTCTTTCAGAGGAGTTAAACTTCTTAATTTTTATTAATTACATTTCGATTTATGTGCTTGGCAGAATTCATCTGGAGCCACTTGGTTCACGGTTTAGTCTTTAATAGATGGATTGATGTTGGAGAGTAATCAGGTTAAAAGCCTTGCCTAAGGGCACAACATTAGAATGCCTCATATGTTTTTATCAAGATCTTTTTGAGAACATCTACACcggaagagagggaggtggaatGGAAATCATTGATCTGCACACAGTTCTGCCTTGCTCAgtaacatatacagttgaagtcggatgtctacatacacttaggatggagtcattaaaacaagtttttcaaccactccataaatgtcttgttaacaaactatagttatggcaagtcggttaggacatctactttgttcatgacacaagtcatttttccaacatttgtttaaaagacagattatttcacttataattcactgtatcacattccagtgggtcaggagtttacatacactaagttgactgtgcctttagacagcttggaaaattgcagaaaattatgtcatggatttagaacctgctgataggctaattgacatcatttgagtcaattggaggtgtatctgtgaatgtatttcaaggcctaccttcaaactcagtgcctctttgcttgacatcataggaaaatcaaaaggaaTTGTAACaaataaaaattgtagacctccacaagtctggttcatcctcgggagcaatttccaaacggctgaaggtaccacgttcatctgtacaaacaatagtacgcaagtttaaacaccatgggaccatgcagccgtcataccgctcaggaaggagacgggttcggtctcctagagataaacgtactttggtgcgaaaagtgcaaatcagtcccagaacaacagcaaaggaccttgtgaagatgctgatggaaacagctacaaaagtatctatatccacagtaaaacaagtcctatatcgacacaacctgaaaggccactcagcaaggaagaagccactgcgccataaccgccataaaaaagccagacccattgggaatgtgacgAAGGAAAtttaagctgaaataaatcattatgtctactattattctgacatttcacattcttaaattaaagtggtgatcctaactgacataaaacagttttttttactgtgattaattgtcaggaattgtgaaaactgagtttaaatgtagttggctaaggtgtacgtaaacttccgaattcaactgtataaTGCAGCATTTGAAGCCATTTACAAAACCCTTCAAAGGATTTAAAGAATAGAGGGAGACCAGATTAAAGGGTCTTCGaattatctggcaacaactctggtggacattcctgcagtcagcatgtcaattgcgagctccctcaaaacttgagacatctgtggcgttgtgttgtgtgacagaattgcacattttacagtggccttttattgtcccacagaacaaggtacacctgtgtaatgatcatgctgtttaattagctttttgatatgtcacacctgtcaggtggatggattatcttggcaaaggcgaaatgctcactaacggggatgtaaacaaatgtgtgcacgatatttgagagaaataagtttttgtgcatatggaacttTTCTGGAACCttatattttagctcatgaaacatgggaccaacactttacatgttgcgtttatatttttcttcagtgtagTATTAGTTTGCTATGTCTGACAAGTAGAATGGAGCTGTGGCAaacagtattgtttcttcatcctatgtCCTGTATTCTCAGTGAGTTGTGGGATTTGTTTTCctctgttcagagaaattagtaaTTGAAGATACTATGTTTATGTCCCATCCTACATCCTAATATtaaggatagttcacccaaattacaaaatgacatgtAAGTTTCCTTACGTGGCACAAGTCCAATGCAAGTGAAtggtactgtacctactgtaaatTAGCATTTTCGTGCCTCATATCCAAATCATCTATAAGCAACGCAATtgagttacacaatacatttttaaatactttttgctgatttgtttatgaagcatgaacacagtaatatacagtgcatttagaaagtattcagaccccttccctttttccacattgttacattacagccttaatctaaaatggatacaatttttttttccccctcatcaatctacacacaatgccccttaatggcaaagcgaaaacaggttatgAATTtgagcaaatttataaaaaatctaaacagaaataccttacttacgtaagtattcagaccctttgctatgagagtcgaaatttagctcaggtgcatccagtttccattgatcatccttgagatgtttctacaacttgattggagtccacctgtgttaaattcaattgattggacatgatttggaaaggcacacatctgtgtaaaacaggattgtgtcgagccatagatctggggaagggtaccaaaaacaattctgcaacattgaaggtccccaagaacacagtggcctccatcattcttaaatggaagaagtttggaaccaccaagactcttccgagaactgg
It encodes:
- the LOC129813998 gene encoding relaxin-3 receptor 1-like, producing MDFLSGSSAGLRSEMHGEQTEEGSGLYPVADLNFSFMFNETNQSFGEYAHLSDLEKGDLFGDGSAVLRIIISVIYSVVCTLGLIGNILVLYLMKSKQVWKKSSINLFVTSLALTDFQFVLTLPFWAVENALDFTWLFGKAMCKIVSYVTAMNMYASVFFLTAMSVARYWSVASALKSRRRRHRCCSARFMSIVIWVAAMSAAFPHAVFSTTATVSNEELCLVKFPDTIDAQFWLGLYHSQKVLIGFLIPLGIISVCYLLLLRFITSRNVNTSSSKRRSKVTKSVTIVVLSFFLCWLPNQALTAWGILIKLNVVHFSWAYYTTQAYVFPVSVCLAHSNSCLNPILYCLMRREFRKALKKLFGQITSSSVTNMRPFTATTKPEQDEHGHALVPLSPAEPALVFYPPGVVICNGRNDMLPNST